GTCGCCGGCCAGCGACTCGCCGGGGGCGGCCAGCACACCCGGGCCGGGCTGGGAGATGAAGGACCACAGCGCGGCGAAGGCGTAGTTGGTGATGCCGCCGGGGTTGGCGATGTCTCGGTACACGTCGGCGTAGTAGTGGCCGGGAGAGATGGCGGCCAGGTGCGGGGGCTGCGTCTCGGCAACGAACAGCTGCGTGATGCCGGGGTAGGACTTGCCGATCATGCCGACGCGGCCGGTCGACCACGGCTGCGCGGCGGCCCACTCCACGACCTCGTAGCCGTCGTGGGCCTCCGCGGGCTGGAAGAAGTCGAACGTGCCGCCCGAGCAGGAGGTCCCGCGGAGGTTCACCCCGAGCAGCGCGTAGCCGTCGGGCAGGTACCGCTCGGCATAGCCGGCGTCGGGGTCGGCCCCGGCGGCGTAGCCGTCGTAGGTGAACAACGTCGGATGCGGCTGGTCGTCGTCGGGCCGGACGACCTCGAACGCCAGCTCCACGCCATCGCGCATGGTCAGGTAGCCCCATTCGCGGACCGCGTCGACGCCACCGATCGTTTCAACGGATGTGCCGATGACCCGAGCGGTCGTGTCGTGGCCGAACGAGCGGGGCACGTCCGTCCACGCCGTCGAGACCGGAACCCCATCGGGGCAGCCAGCGGTCGGACCCGCCGCCTCGCGGGTGGCCACGGCCAGGCCGCAGCGGTCGTCGGCGACCGGCACGCGCAGGACCGAACGGGACAGGTCGACGGTGGCGGTGTAGCCCGTCCCGGCCGGCAGGGTCGCGCTGTCCGAACCGGACACGGTCAGCCGAAGGGTCGACCCCTCGTCGAGCGTGACGTCGAAGGGGTAGGTGCGGATGCGGTACGGGGTCGGGTGCCCCGGCGTGACGGGGATCGGGTTGAGCAGGGACTCGCGGTGGACCGCCGACAGGTAGCCGCGAACCAGCTGGCGGGTCTGCCCGGAGCTGCGGACCTCATCGAGGCGGACGGCGAAGTGCCCGTCGGGCCGGTCGAGGGCGATCACCGCGTCCAGGTAGGCCTGGCCCGACAGGTGGCGCGACGGGGTGGGCAGGTCGACGCTCCACTCGCCGTCCTCGCCGAACGTCACCGTGCCCTCGCCCAGCGGCAGCTCGACCTCCGAGCCCATCCCGCGGAAGGAGTCCACGGCCCGCCAGGCGTTGTCCTCGTCCTGGACCTGCACCTCGGGCCACTCGGTGATACCGGTGTCGAGGCCCATCAGCTCGTGGTCGAACCAGGCGTGGACCGTGTCGTACCAGTCATCGCGCGCGATCGGGTCGGCCGCGTCGTAGGGGTACTTGTGCGGCCACTGGCCGATGATCGCCCGACGGAAGGTGGGGATCTCGTCGAACCACCCGTCGAGGTTGATCGGGGAGACGGTGAAGTCCTGCAGGCCGGTGACCATCAGCATCGACGCGGTGATGTCGTCGACACCGGCGCGGAACTCGCGCTCGGCCCAGTAGTCGGTCATGTCGCCGCGCGGGTCGGCGCCGTTGGCGAAGTTCTCGGGCTGGCAGGTGTGTCGCTCGAACCGGCGGGGCATGGCGCCGACGTCGCCGGGCACGTCCAGGTCGTACAGCTCGTAGGCGGTCGCCGACAGCACTCCGTTGAGCGCCAGCGGCACCCCGTCGAAGTAGGCCACGTCGTACAGCCCGGCGATGCCGGCGACGCTGACCATGGTCTCGAGGCCACGCGGGTCCAGGACGGCACCGGCGTGTTGGGTCTCGGCGTCGTAGGACTTGCCGTAGGACCCGACCTTCCCCGACGACCACGGCTGGTCGGCGAAGTGCTCGACGAGGGTGGCGAAGTCCTTGGCCTGATTGGGGCCGTCCTGCTCGCCGCAGCCCCCGGAGTTGCCGGTGCCGCGGAGGTCCGACAGCACGACGGTGTAGCCCTTGGGGGTGAAGAACTCCACGAGGTCCAGCGAGCGGGTGTCGTCGCCCAGCAGCAGGCCGTTGTAGTACGGCGAGTGCACGAGGATGACCGGCGTGGCGACCCCGCCGGTGTCGGGCCGGTACACGCGGGTGTGGAGCACGACGCCGTCGTGCGCCTCGACCTCCACGACCTCTGGCGTGGTGACGACGTCGTACTGGTCGACCGACAGGCCCGCGGGGGCGAACACCAGGGCACCGTCCCCCGACGGCTGCGCGGCGGCAGGCAGCACCGACAGGAGGAGGACGAGACAGGAGAGGAGGACGGTCGATCGACGCATGTCGTGGGTGTTCGACACGCGGGCCCCGAACTCCTTGCCGCCGCGGCCGTGGCGATCGATACCGTGCCGGCCGAGGGGTGCGCACCGTCACCCCGGCTACGCTCGGCAGTGCCATGTTCACCGACCTCGTCAAGATCAACGTTCGCGGCGGCAAGGGTGGTGACGGTGTCACCTCCTTCCGACGCCAGCCCTACGAGCCCAAGGGGCCGCCCGAAGGCGGCGACGGCGGCGACGGGGGTGACGTCGTGCTGGTCGCCGACGAGGGCCTGTCGACCCTGATCGACTTCCACTTCCGTCCGCACCGCAAGGCCGGCAACGGCGTCAACGGGTCCGGTGACCTGCGGCACGGCGCTCGCGGCGACGACGAGGTGCTCGCGGTCCCCGTCGGCACCGTCGTCAGCGACGCCGAGACCGGTGAGGTCATCGGCGACATGGTCCACGACGGCCAGCGCCTGCTGATCGCCGAGGGCGGACGCGGCGGCCGGGGCAACGCGGCCTTCCGGACCCGCCAGCGGCGCGCACCGCGGTTCCACGAGTTCGGTGCCGAGGGCGACGAGCAGTGGGTGCAGCTGGAGCTGAAGCTGATCGCCGACGTGGCGCTGGTGGGCTTCCCCAACGGCGGCAAGTCCTCCCTGATCTCTCGCCTGTCGGCCGCCAAGCCGAAGATCGCGGACTACCCCTTCACGACCCTCCAGCCCAACCTGGGTGTGGTCACCGTCAACGACGAGTCGTTCGTCATCGCCGACGTCCCCGGCCTGATCGAGGGTGCCGCCGACGGCAAGGGCCTGGGCCACGAGTTCCTCCGCCACGTCGAACGGGCCGGTGCGCTGGTCCACGTGCTCGACTGCGCCTCGGGGTACGCCGCCGAGGTCGTCCGGCCGGGCACCGACGACATCCCGGCGCGCCGCTACGAGCAGCGCAACCCCATCGACGACCTCCACCAAGTCCTCGACGAGCTCCGCTCCTACATGCCCGAGATGCTCGACCGCCCGGCGATCGTCTGGCTCAACAAGGTCGACGTCGACCCGGACATGGCCGAGCTGGTCAAGCCGGAGCTGGAGAAGGAGGGCTGGGAGGTCCTCATGGGCAGCCCGGTGACCGGGCAGGGCCTGGACCCGCTGCGTTACCGGCTGGCCGACCTCGTCCGCCAGGCTCGCGCCGAACGTGCCGACCCCGACCACCCCGACCCGGTCGAACGACCCGTCCTGCGCCCCCGCCAGGTCCGCAACGAGAAGGACTTCACGATCGAGCGGGTCGCCCTCGGCGGCGACGAGTACGGCTGGCGCGTCCACTCCGACCGCCTCGAGCGCTGGGTCGCCCAGCTCGACCTCGGCAACGAGGACGCCGTGGACTACCTGCAGGGTCGCCTCAAGCGGGCGGGCCTGGAGACGGCGCTGGCCGAGGCGGGTGCCCACCCCGGCGACGACGTCGAGCTCGGCGGGGCGGTCTTCGTCTTCCAGCCCGAGGACTGGGCCGGCGACGATGACGACTGGGACGACTGGGACGGCAACGACGACCGAGGACAGGACTGGGAGGTCGACGAGACCCCGATCGAGATCGACCTCGCCGACGAACCCGACGACGACCCCTACGAGGACGACGAGGACGACAAGGACGACGAGGGCGATGGCTGACCGGCGCTACGACCCTGCCCGACGGGTCGTGGTGAAGGTGGGTTCGTCCACCCTCACCGCCGAGGACGGCGGGCTGGACCGCCAGTGGGTGGACGACCTGTGCACCCAGCTCGCCGCACTGCGGGCCGACGGGGTCGAGGTCGTGCTGGTCTCCTCCGGGGCCGTGGCCGCCGGCCTCCGTCCGCTGGGACTGACGCAGCGGCCGACCGACCTCGGCCGGCTCCAGGCCGCCGCAAGCGTGGGGCAGGGCGAGCTCGTGCACGCCTACGCCGCCGCGCTCCGCCGGCACGGGTTCGTCGCCGGTCAGGTGCTGCTCGTCCCCGACGACCTCGTCACCCGTGACCGCTACCTCAACGCCCGGACGACCTTCAGCGAGCTGCTGGCGATGGGTGCGCTGCCGATCGTCAACGAGAACGACACCGTCGCCACCGAGGAGCTGCGGTTCGGTGACAACGACCGCCTCGCCGCGCTCGTCGCCTCCATGCTCGGCGTGGACCTGCTGATGCTCCTCTCCGACGTCGAGGGACTGCACGACGGCCAGCCCAGCGCCGGTGCACCGGTCATCAACGAGGTCCACGACCTGTCGACCCTCGACGACCGCCATCGCGGTGGAACGGGCTCGGCGGTCGGTTCCGGCGGCATGGCCAGCAAGCTCGACGCTGCCCGGGTCGCCACCTTCAGCGGGGTGTCGTGCGTGATCGCCCGGGGCCGACGGCCCGACGTGGTCCTCGACGTGGCCCGCGGCGAGCAGGTCGGGACGTGGTTCCCGCCGGCCCGCAAGCGCCCGGACTCCCGTCGGCTGTGGCTGGCCTTCGCCCATCAGCCCGCCGGCAGGTTGCACGTCGATGCCGGTGCGGTGCGGGCCCTCGCCCAGCGCGGCTCGTCGTTGCTGGCGATCGGTGTGACCGCCGTCGACGGCACGTTCGAGCGAGGTGACGCCATCGACGTGGTCGGCCCCGACGGCCACCCGGTCGCCCGTGGCATCGTCGCCTACGACGCCGCGGAGGTCACCGCCATGCGCGGGCGCTCGACCGAGCAGCTGACCGACGAGCAGGGGGACGCGTTCGCCGCCCCGATCGTGCACCGCGACGCCATGGTCGTCACCGCGTGACCCGAGCGGGGGTGGACGGGACGCGGCGAACCCGACGTGAACCTGCGACGCTGGAGTCCACGATGGATCGTGGTCACCGCAGCCCCCGAGTCCTCACCGCGGTCGCGGTGCTGGCTGCGTTCCTGCTGGTCGCCGCGGCCCCGCCCAACGATCCGCTCGTCTCCCAGCAGGCCCATCTGACCATCGTCGGGGCGTTCGACGCCTGGGACACGAGGCGCGGCGAGGGGGCGGTCGTTGCGGTGCTCGACACCGGCGTCGACCTGGACCACCCCGACCTGGCCGGCCGCCTGGTGGAGGGCATCGACCTGGTCGAACCCGACACCCCGCCCGACGACCCCCAGGGCCACGGCACCATCGTGGCCGGCGTGATCGCCGCGGTCGCCGACAACGGTCGTGGGGTGAGCGGGGTTGCGCCGCAGGCCATGGTCATGCCGATCCGTGTGCTCGACGCCGGAGGGCGGGGCACCTCCGACATCGTCGCCGACGGCATCCGACATGCCATCGAGCAGCAGGTGCAGGTCATCAACCTGTCCCTGGCCGAGGTCCAGTCCGAGGACGACGACGAGGACGAGGGAACCACCGGACCCCCGTTGTTGCCCGGGGTGTCGCTCGTGCAGGACCGCGAGGTCATCCGGGCGATCGAGGAGGCCGACGAGGCCGGCATCCTCGTGGTGGCCGCCGCCGGCAACGACGGCCGCGCCTCCACGCCCTACGACGCCGACGTCCCCGTCCTGGTCGTGGGCGCCACCGACAGCGACGACGTGCGGTGGGAGGAGTCCAACCACGACGACCGCACGCTGTTCGCCCCGGGCGTGGCGATCCTGTCCACGTGGAGCGAGGGCCGCTATGCCCGGTCCGACGGCACCTCCTTCGCCACCCCGATCGTGGCGGCCGGCGCGGCGATGCTGATGGGTGCCGGCGTGTCGGCGGAGGACACCGTCACCCGCCTGGTCGACACCGCGGTCCGGTTGGAGGACGATCAGGAAGCGGAGGTGGGGTTGGGTCGCGTCGACCTGGCCGCCGCCGTGCAGGGCGTCGATCCCGCTCCGCCGACGACCCCTCCGGCGGTGACGACGCCGACCCCTGCGCCGGCCACCACGGCGCCGGCCGCCTCCACCCCGGCCCCGACGGACGGCGTCGAGGTGGTGGAGCCCGTGCAGGAGGTGACCGAGCCCCCACCGGCGCCGGCCCAGGTGACCGAGCCGCCGCCCGACATCACCCAGGCCGCTCCCGTGGCGACCACCCCGCCGCCGACGGCGGTGGCGCTCGAACCCGTCGAGGTGGTGACGGTCCCGACCACGATGCCCACGACCCCCTCGGCCACGCCGGCCACGTCGGCGGAGGACACAGCGCCGGGCCTGGCCGTCGACGAGCAGGACCGTGGTCCCCTCATCACCGTGGCCACGATGTTGCTGGGCGTGGACGTGCTGCTGGCCGGCTGGGTCCTCGCCGGCCGTCGCACCTGAGCGGCGCTGCCGGCCCGCCTCAGTCGGTGGGCGTCGGCTCGGCGGCTCCGCCTCCGCGCGACGGGGACGCCTCGGCGATCAGCAACGCCAGCCGGCAGCGCATCAGCCCATCGCTGGTGCGCGGGTCCAGCCCGGCGCGTTCGACGAACCGGTCCAGCCGGTAGGCGACGGTGTTGGCGTGCACGTCGATCGCCTCGCCAGCAGCGACGAGCTTGCCGTCGGCACGGATGTAGGCGTCGACGGTGTGGGCCATCTGCGGGTCGGCGCGCAGGGCGGCGACGGCGTCGCGGACGAGCGGCTCGACGCGCGACAGCTCACCGCTGGAGACACACGCGAACCAGTCGTCGGCATACGCCAGCCGCGACCGGCCGAGCGCCGAGGCAGCCGCGTGGGCGAGCTCGGCATCCCGCACGGTCTCCTTGGCGCCCGACAAGCCCGGACGTGCCATGCCGATGCCGACGGGGTCGTCGACCAGGTCCAGGGGGAACGCGCCGTCAGCGGTGGCCACGGTCAGGAGGAGGACGCGGTCGGGCCGTTCGACCATCACGACCCCGTCTCGGCACGAACGGAGCGGATCGTCGCCCTCACGCGGGGGACGGACCGCCGCGACGAACGTGGCGTCCGGGTCCAACCCAAGGGCGGCTGCCTCGTGACGGGCCTGCGTCTCGGTGGCCGGCAGGCCGGCGAGGATGTCGAGGAACCCGGCGGATCGTCGTCGGGTCCGCGCGACCTGCTCGCGGGCCACGTCGTGGTGGGCCTCGGTGACCACCGAGGACACGGTGTGCATCATCGTCCAGAAGTGGCGCGACAGGCTGAGCAGGTCGGTCACGGTCTCGTGCCCCTGCTGCATGGCACGGTCGCTCAGGGCGGACCAGACCTCTCCGAAGGCGACCTGCATGGCCTCGACCAGCTGGTCGACCGGCAGGGCCTGCATGGCCCGGCGTTCGCCCAGGGCCCGTCGCGTCTGGATCTCCTGCTGGGTCGGCTCGCGATCCTCCGCCAGGACGCGGACGAGCATGCCGGTCGTGGCGCGCACCGACCACCACAGGTCGTCGCGGGGGACGGCTCGGCCGGTGTAGGAACCCAGGCGCGTCTGGATCGTCCGCACGACGGACTCCGTCAGCTCGTCGACGTCGTGCAGCAGCTCCGCGGCAACCCGTGATGCGGGGCGGGTGGCCACGGCGACCGGTTCCGCAGAAAGCGCCGTGTCGTCGAAGCGCAGCGGGTCGAAGGTTCGGCTCACGCGCCTTCATGCTGCCACACCGCCGGGAGCCGTGGCGGCGGGCCGGTCACCCCTCTGCGGCGAGGGCAGCGATGCCGTCGAGGACACGGTCGATGGCGAAGGCGAACACCTGGTCGCCGTCGACATCCGGCCAGACACCGGCCACGGCCCTGAGGTTGGGGAAGCGCTCGTCGGCAGCCGACGTCAGCTGGTCCATGAACGTGCGCTGGGCCTCCGGCGTCGCGCCGAGCACCTCGTCGGCGCTCCGCTGCATGAGCGTGTCACCGAGGATCGTCGAGAACAGCACGCGATGGGCCTGGACCGCCTGTTCGGGGGTGAGGCCGGCCGTCAGGAACGCGCCCATGATGGTGTTCAGGACCTGCAGCATGGTGTCGGTCCGGATGCCCGAGGCCATGGCGACCTCGACGATTCCGGGGTAGCGCACGAAGACCCTTCGCACCTGCACCGCGGCGTCGCGCAGCGTGCGGCGCCAGTCCTCGGCGTGGTCGATGGGGTTCACATCGGCGATCAGCCGGGCCATGACCAGCTCGGTGAGCTCGTCGATGTCGCCGACGTGGCGGTACAGCGACATGGGTGCGCGACCGAGTTCGCGCGCCACCCGCCGCATGGACAGGGCTTCCATGGTCTCCCGCTCCACGATCACGAGCGCCGCGTCGACGATCGTGTCCTTGGTCAGGGGAGCAGCGGTCCTGGTCGACTCGGTCATGCGTACACCGTACACATTCTCGCGCGTACGGTGTACGCTATTCGCGTCGCACCGTCACGATCGGTGCGCTGCCCGCTCCGGCGCCATTCCTCCTGCGACCCCTGTGCTCGCGTCCGGACCGGTACCCCCAGAAAGGTCTCCTGCCTGTGAACGCCCTCGTCATCGCCCTGTCCCGAGCCGTCAGGCGCGCACCGGCCGTCGTGCTGGTCGTCGCCCTGGTGCTGACCGCCGCCATCGGTGCCGTCGGCTTCCCCAGGATCGAGCAGGGGGGTGGCAACGAGGGCTTCAGCCCCGACAACCCCGAGCTGCTCGCCCAGCAACGTGTCCAGGAGGTCTTCGGTTCCTCCGGTGACGTGGTCCTGCAGGTGCTGCTCCGCGCCGAGGAGGGCGGCGACGTCCTGTCCGCAGCCGGGGTGCAGGCCACCCTGGGCATCCAGCAGGCCGTCCAGGCCAGCGAGGCCGGTCAGTACCTGGTGCAGCGGCCCGACCAGCCGCCGCTGATCTCCCCGCTGCTCGGCGTGCTCCAGGCCGCGGGCGCGCAGGGCATCGACCCGACCGCGCTGGACGACGCCACCGTCGACCAGCTGTTCGCGGCCTCGTTGGCGCAGATGCCCAGCGAACAGGCGGGCTTCGTCACCGGCTTGTTGCCGGCGTCCGCGGGCATCGACGCGGCCACCCCGGTCGAGCAGCCCGAGTCACCCCTGGCGCTGGCCATCCTCTTCCTCGACAGCGAGGCCCTTCCTGCCGACGACGTCGAATCGGCCGAGGTCGTGCAGGACATCGCCGCGATCATCGAGGGCGTCGAGGTCGACGGCGTCACCCTCGAGCCGTTCGCCTTCGAGCTGCTGTTCGCCAACCAGGACAGCTTCACCGACGAGATCGGCCGGCTGTTCGCGATGGCCATCGGGATCATCCTGCTGATCCTCGGGTTCGTCTACTTCTCCAAGCCGCAGGCGGACGGCAGCTGGTTCACCTCGATCCGCCGCACGGTCGCCGACGTCGCCACGACCATCGCCGTGATCATGATGGCCATCATCTGGGTGCAGGGCTTCGCCGGCATCCTCGGCCCGCAGGGGCTGGGGTGGATCGACGCGCTGGCCGAGCCGGCGCAGCTGCTGCCCGTCCTGCTGGTCGGCCTGGGCGTCGACTACGGCATCCACATGACGTCGCGCTATCGCTCCGAGGTCGCCGAGGGGTCGGTGCCCGACGCGATCGGCACGGCCACGAAGACCGTCGGTGTGGCCCTGGTCCTGGCGACCGTGACCACCGCCGTCGGCTTCCTCACCAACCTGACCGCCCCCGTTCCGGCGCTGGCGGACTTCGGCGTCCTGGCCGCGGTCGGCATCGTGGCCGCCTTCGTCCTGATGCTGACGGTCTTTCCGTCGCTGCGCCT
The nucleotide sequence above comes from Euzebya pacifica. Encoded proteins:
- a CDS encoding S8 family serine peptidase, which encodes MDRGHRSPRVLTAVAVLAAFLLVAAAPPNDPLVSQQAHLTIVGAFDAWDTRRGEGAVVAVLDTGVDLDHPDLAGRLVEGIDLVEPDTPPDDPQGHGTIVAGVIAAVADNGRGVSGVAPQAMVMPIRVLDAGGRGTSDIVADGIRHAIEQQVQVINLSLAEVQSEDDDEDEGTTGPPLLPGVSLVQDREVIRAIEEADEAGILVVAAAGNDGRASTPYDADVPVLVVGATDSDDVRWEESNHDDRTLFAPGVAILSTWSEGRYARSDGTSFATPIVAAGAAMLMGAGVSAEDTVTRLVDTAVRLEDDQEAEVGLGRVDLAAAVQGVDPAPPTTPPAVTTPTPAPATTAPAASTPAPTDGVEVVEPVQEVTEPPPAPAQVTEPPPDITQAAPVATTPPPTAVALEPVEVVTVPTTMPTTPSATPATSAEDTAPGLAVDEQDRGPLITVATMLLGVDVLLAGWVLAGRRT
- the proB gene encoding glutamate 5-kinase, which translates into the protein MADRRYDPARRVVVKVGSSTLTAEDGGLDRQWVDDLCTQLAALRADGVEVVLVSSGAVAAGLRPLGLTQRPTDLGRLQAAASVGQGELVHAYAAALRRHGFVAGQVLLVPDDLVTRDRYLNARTTFSELLAMGALPIVNENDTVATEELRFGDNDRLAALVASMLGVDLLMLLSDVEGLHDGQPSAGAPVINEVHDLSTLDDRHRGGTGSAVGSGGMASKLDAARVATFSGVSCVIARGRRPDVVLDVARGEQVGTWFPPARKRPDSRRLWLAFAHQPAGRLHVDAGAVRALAQRGSSLLAIGVTAVDGTFERGDAIDVVGPDGHPVARGIVAYDAAEVTAMRGRSTEQLTDEQGDAFAAPIVHRDAMVVTA
- the obgE gene encoding GTPase ObgE, producing MFTDLVKINVRGGKGGDGVTSFRRQPYEPKGPPEGGDGGDGGDVVLVADEGLSTLIDFHFRPHRKAGNGVNGSGDLRHGARGDDEVLAVPVGTVVSDAETGEVIGDMVHDGQRLLIAEGGRGGRGNAAFRTRQRRAPRFHEFGAEGDEQWVQLELKLIADVALVGFPNGGKSSLISRLSAAKPKIADYPFTTLQPNLGVVTVNDESFVIADVPGLIEGAADGKGLGHEFLRHVERAGALVHVLDCASGYAAEVVRPGTDDIPARRYEQRNPIDDLHQVLDELRSYMPEMLDRPAIVWLNKVDVDPDMAELVKPELEKEGWEVLMGSPVTGQGLDPLRYRLADLVRQARAERADPDHPDPVERPVLRPRQVRNEKDFTIERVALGGDEYGWRVHSDRLERWVAQLDLGNEDAVDYLQGRLKRAGLETALAEAGAHPGDDVELGGAVFVFQPEDWAGDDDDWDDWDGNDDRGQDWEVDETPIEIDLADEPDDDPYEDDEDDKDDEGDG
- a CDS encoding CocE/NonD family hydrolase, with the protein product MRRSTVLLSCLVLLLSVLPAAAQPSGDGALVFAPAGLSVDQYDVVTTPEVVEVEAHDGVVLHTRVYRPDTGGVATPVILVHSPYYNGLLLGDDTRSLDLVEFFTPKGYTVVLSDLRGTGNSGGCGEQDGPNQAKDFATLVEHFADQPWSSGKVGSYGKSYDAETQHAGAVLDPRGLETMVSVAGIAGLYDVAYFDGVPLALNGVLSATAYELYDLDVPGDVGAMPRRFERHTCQPENFANGADPRGDMTDYWAEREFRAGVDDITASMLMVTGLQDFTVSPINLDGWFDEIPTFRRAIIGQWPHKYPYDAADPIARDDWYDTVHAWFDHELMGLDTGITEWPEVQVQDEDNAWRAVDSFRGMGSEVELPLGEGTVTFGEDGEWSVDLPTPSRHLSGQAYLDAVIALDRPDGHFAVRLDEVRSSGQTRQLVRGYLSAVHRESLLNPIPVTPGHPTPYRIRTYPFDVTLDEGSTLRLTVSGSDSATLPAGTGYTATVDLSRSVLRVPVADDRCGLAVATREAAGPTAGCPDGVPVSTAWTDVPRSFGHDTTARVIGTSVETIGGVDAVREWGYLTMRDGVELAFEVVRPDDDQPHPTLFTYDGYAAGADPDAGYAERYLPDGYALLGVNLRGTSCSGGTFDFFQPAEAHDGYEVVEWAAAQPWSTGRVGMIGKSYPGITQLFVAETQPPHLAAISPGHYYADVYRDIANPGGITNYAFAALWSFISQPGPGVLAAPGESLAGDATCLANQRHHATNAPDNPLLQAETHPHEVMLHAERSPLTHADRIDVPVYQALSWQDEQLMSRNTHFLATLDELGVPYRAVLSNGDHGTYREGPQMAELDRFLEAHLVAPEVLADGTLLEDYLAEPSVSVFWEQGETTAPRWVTELDGWGDQAVAHVEPLSADGGLGGTTVAGSTSWLHNAAGTQGIADGTTLGSDYQTVTTWDRYSPPPGTFAAFTSLPYTEDVALLGSASADLWLTATAPNVDLQVTLTEVRADGTEVFVNQGWLRASQRQLDRARSTALLPVHTHREADVAPLSMTEPSLVRVEVLPFGHVVREGSRLRMWVEAPTAVPQLEGFQLDPTPARVTIHSGADFPSALVLPVAVSAPVPQVYAGQAGQPACGVSQRNHCRTDPLA
- a CDS encoding TetR/AcrR family transcriptional regulator C-terminal domain-containing protein, which gives rise to MTESTRTAAPLTKDTIVDAALVIVERETMEALSMRRVARELGRAPMSLYRHVGDIDELTELVMARLIADVNPIDHAEDWRRTLRDAAVQVRRVFVRYPGIVEVAMASGIRTDTMLQVLNTIMGAFLTAGLTPEQAVQAHRVLFSTILGDTLMQRSADEVLGATPEAQRTFMDQLTSAADERFPNLRAVAGVWPDVDGDQVFAFAIDRVLDGIAALAAEG
- a CDS encoding PucR family transcriptional regulator, which produces MSRTFDPLRFDDTALSAEPVAVATRPASRVAAELLHDVDELTESVVRTIQTRLGSYTGRAVPRDDLWWSVRATTGMLVRVLAEDREPTQQEIQTRRALGERRAMQALPVDQLVEAMQVAFGEVWSALSDRAMQQGHETVTDLLSLSRHFWTMMHTVSSVVTEAHHDVAREQVARTRRRSAGFLDILAGLPATETQARHEAAALGLDPDATFVAAVRPPREGDDPLRSCRDGVVMVERPDRVLLLTVATADGAFPLDLVDDPVGIGMARPGLSGAKETVRDAELAHAAASALGRSRLAYADDWFACVSSGELSRVEPLVRDAVAALRADPQMAHTVDAYIRADGKLVAAGEAIDVHANTVAYRLDRFVERAGLDPRTSDGLMRCRLALLIAEASPSRGGGAAEPTPTD